One segment of Erigeron canadensis isolate Cc75 chromosome 2, C_canadensis_v1, whole genome shotgun sequence DNA contains the following:
- the LOC122587242 gene encoding protein NRT1/ PTR FAMILY 4.6-like: MDEECQISKSSRYVSWRNRPAIEGQHGGIVAASFVLVVEVLENLAYLANASNLVLYLSKFMHFTPSSSSNVVSNFMGTAFLLAILGGFLADAFFTTYCIYLISATIELMGLLILTLQAHTRSLKPESCISANRNAKCQEAEGGKEVLLFIGLYLVALGVGGIKGSLPPHGAEQFDEETSQGRKQRSSFFNYYVFSLACGALIAVTFAVWIEDNKGWQWGFGISTLAILISIPIFLLGSMVYRIKVPAGSPITTICKVIGAAIFNTFSSKARNAVVSTNPSPTSNSRESYEEADEVKDNITEDFGFLSRAVINKSSFQTLKVTIKQVEEVKIVLKIFPIFMLTIMLNCCLAQLSTFSVQQAATMNSKIGSFRVPPASLPVFPVLFIMVLAPMYDHVIIPFARRITKTEMGITHLQRIGIGLFLSIMAMAVAALVENKRKRVAYQNALMNSNEPLPITFLWISLQYLFLGSADLFSLAGMMDFFFTEAPFSMRSLATSLSWVSLAMGYYLSSVLVSIVNHVTGTFHHKPWLYGINLNHYRLERFYWLMCALSSLNFLGYLMWAKSYKYGSKSTNDANDSQMLCKSSGV, translated from the exons ATG GATGAAGAATGCCAGATAAGCAAATCCAGCAGGTATGTAAGTTGGAGAAATAGACCAGCTATCGAAGGCCAACATGGTGGCATAGTTGCAGCATCATTTGTGTTAG TTGTGGAGGTATTGGAGAATCTAGCATACCTGGCCAATGCAAGCAACCTTGTGCTCTATTTGTCTAAATTCATGCACTTCACTCCGTCCAGTTCTTCCAACGTCGTTAGCAATTTCATGGGCACAGCCTTCCTCCTCGCTATCCTTGGTGGTTTTTTAGCTGATGCTTTCTTCACCACTTATTGTATCTATCTGATAAGTGCTACAATCGAGCTCATG GGCCTTCTAATACTGACATTGCAAGCGCATACACGTTCTTTGAAACCAGAAAGTTGCATATCAGCCAACAGGAATGCCAAGTGCCAGGAAGCTGAAGGCGGTAAAGAAGTGCTTTTGTTTATAGGCCTTTATTTGGTGGCATTAGGTGTTGGTGGAATCAAAGGTTCTCTTCCACCTCATGGAGCTGAACAATTTGACGAAGAGACGTCTCAGGGAAGGAAGCAAAGATCATCATTTTTTAACTACTATGTTTTTAGTCTTGCTTGTGGTGCACTCATTGCAGTGACATTCGCAGTGTGGATTGAGGACAACAAAGGATGGCAGTGGGGTTTTGGTATCTCTACCTTGGCAATTTTGATCTCTATCCCAATTTTTCTACTTGGTTCCATGGTTTACAGGATCAAAGTTCCCGCAGGAAGTCCTATTACAACCATATGTAAG GTCATTGGTGCAGCGATTTTCAACACTTTCTCCAGTAAAGCCAGAAATGCTGTTGTTAGCACAAACCCATCACCCACATCAAACTCAAGGGAAAGCTATGAAGAGGCTGATGAAGTGAAAGATAACATAACAGAAGATTTCGGCTTTCTCAGTAGAGCAGTTATCAACAAGTCTTCTTTTCAAACATTAAAGGTCACCATTAAACAGGTGGAAGAGGTCAAAATAGTCCTTAAGATCTTCCCAATATTCATGTTAACCATAATGCTTAACTGCTGCCTTGCTCAGCTCTCTACCTTTTCTGTTCAACAAGCAGCCACCATGAACAGTAAGATCGGCTCCTTCCGGGTCCCACCAGCTTCTCTCCCTGTATTCCCTGTACTCTTCATTATGGTACTAGCACCAATGTATGATCATGTTATAATCCCATTTGCACGGAGGATAACTAAAACAGAAATGGGCATAACTCATCTACAACGAATAGGGATCGGGTTGTTTTTATCCATAATGGCCATGGCAGTTGCAGCATTAGTGGAAAACAAACGCAAACGAGTGGCTTATCAAAATGCTCTAATGAACTCCAATGAGCCTTTACCAATCACTTTCCTTTGGATTTCTTTGCAGTACTTGTTCCTTGGATCAGCCGATCTTTTCAGCTTGGCTGGGATGATGGACTTTTTCTTTACAGAAGCCCCATTTAGCATGAGATCATTGGCAACATCTCTCTCTTGGGTTTCATTAGCAATGGGTTACTATCTTAGTTCAGTTCTCGTTTCAATAGTGAACCATGTTACAGGCACGTTCCATCACAAGCCATGGCTCTACGGCATCAACTTGAATCATTATCGTCTTGAAAGATTTTATTGGTTAATGTGTGCATTAAGCAGCCTCAACTTTCTTGGGTACCTCATGTGGGCTAAATCCTACAAGTATGGATCAAAAAGCACCAATGATGCGAATGACTCCCAAATGCTCTGCaagtcatcaggagtctga